The genomic stretch GCATGCGCTTTGGCATCGGCATGGATACCGACCACACGCTCGAAGAGGTCGGCCAGCAGTTCTCGGTCACGCGCGAACGCATTCGTCAGATCGAGGCCAAGGCGCTGAGAAAGCTCCAGCACCCAACCAGGTCGCGTGTCATGCGTACGTTCCTGGACTAGAACGGTTTGAATACGCGAGGCACATGAGCAGGCGAGCCGACTGGTACTATCGGGGGAGCATACCGCCCCAGCTTGCATGGTGGGTGGCCGCGAGGCTGACCAGGGGTCAGCGTCCAAAAGCCTATAAACACTGCCGATTGTGTCGCTGACCAGCTGGCAGCGGCGCCAAGCGCTTGGCACATATCCGCACCTTCAAACTGAATAAAAACTCTGAGTGCGTCGCATCAAGCTTCGCTGCGATCGTGATTACGAGGGGCTGAGGTCGGAAAGGAAAGGCGGTCTGAGCGGCCGCACAGGGGTCGAGCTTCCATGTGCCGAAGCCGACCGCACGTAGACGGTTCAAGCTATTGCAGGTTGTTAAGACCCTCAATCTAATATGGAAGCATGCGCTCCGAGGTCACGTCTACGTTCTTGCAACAAAGCTTACCGCACCGGTACCTATGGCCGGTGCTGCTGCTGATCGGCACTTGTCTGGCCTCGCTTTTGGCGTTGCTGACGGTGACGACGCGAGCACAGGACGACCTTCAGCGCATCCGTGAGCAGCAGTCTATCGAACGCGCTCTGCGAACGGCCGGTGAAATGACGACGCACGACCTTCAAGATTATGCAAAATGGGACGACGCCGTTCGCCACATCACTCAACATTTTGATGCCAATTGGATGGCCGACAATGTGGTTGCCTACCTTGCAGATACACAGGGGTACTCACACGTCGTCGTGCTGGATGGGAACGACCAGCTCACCTTCGTCCAAACCCCACGTCGCGCGGACCCCGCATCCAAGCTCGTCACGAGCGTCGAATTCCGTCGATCGATCAAACGGGTCCGCGGGCTTCCGGTGGACGGTAAGCCAATCGTCAGCGGGTTCTCGCGCGTTGGCTCGGTTGTCTATATCTATGCCGTCGCGCAGATCGTGCCGCTCACCCCGAAGGTGCACCTGTCACCAGGATCCACGCATCTTCTGGCGATCGCCCGACCCATCGATCAAGCATTTCTGAGCGGCCTTTCGGAGAACCAGCACGTTCGGGAACTCTCGCTTTCGTTGCGATCAACGAGCGCGGGGGCTCGCGCCGCCATCCCGGGAAGCGACGGCAAGCCGCAGGCTTGGCTCACATGGCAGCCAGGGCGTCCCGGCGGTGAACTTCGAAGGCGGATACTTCCAGTGTTCCTCCTTGTTGGTGCACTGACCCTGGCTGCCGGAGCATTGATAGTCCGGCTTGGCGCCAGAACGATCAAGGCGCTACAACTCAGCGAAACCCATGCACGCTACCTTGCCCTACACGATCCACTTACCGGGCTGCCGAACCGTCGAGCACTGATGGAGCAGATTGAAAGTCGGGTCGGCGAGGATGTAACGCTGACATTGCTATGGCATGATCTCGACGGGTTCAAAGACGTCAACGACGTGTACGGACACGGGGCAGGGGACGCCGTACTCCGGCAAGTTCAGGAGCGCCTAACCGCCGCTTTGCCCGGCGTATTTGTCGCACGGGTCGGGGGAGACGAGTTTGCGGCGCTTTTGACGCAAGACAACATCCAAGACGCTGAGCTTGCCTCCCAAGCTGTCCTGGACGCCTTTGCACTACCATTTCTGATCGGCAGCTACCGCATCAGAATCGGCGTCAGCATTGGATGCGCTGGAGCAGAAGAAACTGACTTGCCCGCCAACGAACTTCTTAGACGCGCGGACGCGGCAATGTATGCGGCAAAGGCACAAGGAAAGGGGTGCTGTCGTACCTTCCAGTCGTCCATGGATCAGGTGCACAGATTGCGTATTAGCATGGAGAAAGATCTCGGGGAGGCAATCGCCGCTGGGGGGATCGAAGTCGTCTATCAACCCATCGTCGACGCATCGACAGGCAAAATCGTCTGCATCGAAGCATTGTCCAGGTGGAGCCATCCAAAGCATGGTATCGTCTCTCCTGACGTGTTCATCCCGCTGGCAGAGCAAGTCGGCATGATTGATGCGCTGGGCCGACACGTGCTCCGGCAAGCATGTCAGGCCGCGGCAGCGCTTCCTGTGGTACTCTCGGTCAATCTCTCGCCTGCCCAGTTCTGGGATCGTAGCCTAGTCGGCGACATTCGCGCCATCCTAGAGGACGCGAACTTCCCACCGGATCGCCTGCAAGTCGAAATCACAGAGAGCTACCTGCTCCGCCAGCCCGAGGCTGCCGCCGCGATCCTGACGCAGCTGCGGACCTTGGGCATCAAGGTTGCGTTAGATGATTTCGGGACAGGCTTCGCAAGCATCGGCTATCTGCGCCAACTGCCCCTCGACCACTTGAAGATCGACAAGCAGTTCATAGCGCCCCTTGCAACCGCGGGACAAGGGTTTGAACTCGTGAGCGCGATCAGCTCCCTCGCAGCCTCGATAGGTCTCGCGATTACGGCTGAGGGCGTCGAAACACACGAACAAGCCGCGCTCGCTCGCCTTGCGGGCTGCACACAGCTGCAAGGATGGCTGTTTGGCCGTCCAATGCCAATTTCACAGGTTTCCGAGCTGTTGCGGGAGGATGTTCAAGCCCAGCGTCATCGTGCCGCCTGAAATGTCACGGGATTGAAAGCCGGCGGCCAGCCCGCACGATCCGGTCATCGGGCCGGCGCCTCAGCCACAACTATCAAGTCCATTCTGTAGAGCCGCGTTTGATCCGGCTGTTGCTCCTTACATGGGGTAGAGTTGCTGCGTTGGACCGGGTCGACGGTCCTTAGCGTTCCGGCAAGCCAGCTGCACGACTGCACGCGTGCTTTCCACCCGATCTTGGCGCCTCAGCGGCGCGTCTTGCTCGCCGGAAGCGGTCAGTCTTTTAGGTGAACGAATTTCAGAAGCTCGAGGGCGGGCAGGCTTGCCTGAGTTGCCGCAGCTGGGCCACGCCGGAGCAGGACAGGGCGGCGGCTCGCGACCCAACATACGCCCTTTCGGATGCAGTGGCGGGATTGTTGGCTCACGTTAGCACCCGCAATTAGTCGGCGCGATCTTGCCTGCCTTTCCTCTGGTCTTTCAAAGACAGCGGGCTGGCGGCTCGTTTCGCTGCACCGCCCGCCGACGTTCTACCGCCCGGGTATAGCGTGGGGCCGCGCATGTTTGAATGGCTCTCGCCCACCGCTCAGCATGGTCGCGACGCTCGAACTCACCATAGAGACGAGTCTGCCGGCCTGACCAAAAGCCCGCGTCCCTTTCGACTTGTCTCAATCGCGTCTGGCGAACGGTTATATAAGAGCCAGTAAAGCTTCGCTCAACCCAGACTGCGTCGGACATACTCTCGATGGTCGCAGTGAGCGGCACAGAAGAAGGTGCACCCGCTTCTTTAAGCGCCTTCATCAGGGATAGCAGCAAACAAAGCTCATCAACTGTTGCTTGCTTATCGAGGCTGGCACGCTCGCGCATGCCCATCGCGTCTTCAAATAGCATCATCGCCCCCTATCGAAGGTCTTATATGCAAAAAGGGGTAAGTGAAAGGTTACCCCGATCAGCTGCCTGGCCTTTTGAGGAGCCCTGCCACGGGAGCTGGCACGAGCGGATCGCTGAAGTCGATCCCATGCTTCAGCCCATTGCGCCACACGACCCAGCCCGCAGTCGTCGAACCGGCGACGCTCAATTTGACGTAAGTTCCGACGATCACAGCGTGCGAAGCCTCCACACAGCAGCCCAGAGCGTTAACATCACAGATGTTTGCGCGCTCGGGGCCAAAGCTTGGGCCTTCCCACGTCGCTGTGAGCTTGGCACTTTGCCGAGCGACTCTGCGCTCATCCGGCATAAGGCTACTAGTGAGATCCTCGTTGCTCATGAGATGTCTCGGGCAAATCGCTTTGGGGCCACGGAGAAAGGATCGTAAGGGCCAAAGTCAGAGGTGGTTATCTGCAAACCTGGAACCTGCGGTTGAGGCATCTAGGCTTGCGCTTCAGTCGCGTACTCCAAATTACGAAGCCGGAACAGATGAGCCTCCCTGGCATACTCGAAGACAAACAACGTTTCCTCGTACCAGTTGAGTGCGTGTGAAATGGGGTATTTTCCAAAGGTGGGTTTCAGGGCCGAAGCGAGGCCGCTTTGCCCTTCGACACGGTAGGCGCCCAAGCTATGGCTCTGATCCGGGCACTCCGCTTTGAAGCCAAACACGCGTATCGCACCCGAGTACCCCGCAAGGCGAGCGTCAATCGCCTCCCACTCCGCCAAGGAAGCCACTCGCCTGAGCCGAACATGCGCGCCTAAGTACTCGAGATCCATGCAGATGGCTTGCCAGCAATCCGCTAATGTTCGGTGAACTAAACAGCGCCCGGCGGCTGCCAAGTACCGACGCAAAACTCAGAGGCTTACGGTCGGCAGGATTCTGGCTGCGATCCACCAAGGGGAAAGGGTTCTCGATCATCACGGCCGGGATGACCGAATGGCAGTTTGTAGGATGCGGCCGGGCGCCCCTAGATGGCCGCAAAAGGTCGCAGGGCGACCGCAAAGAACAGGACTATTCCCCTGCTGTTCTTGAAGCGCCCTTTCCGCTCATGCGGACGCAGCGGTGGGTCGACCCAGTCCTTGAGGCCTGATGTTCGCTAGTCGGGGCGCTAAGTTCGCCTCTCGGCGGCTAGTTCTGGTGAGTGCAGAACCTGAGCTGCGCTCTTTGCTGTGTCGCTCGCTTGCTAGTCTTGCCGAGTTTGTCAGAGAACATGTGACGCCCCGTACAAACCTCACGCTTGTGAAGCCAGGACCTCTCAGGATAACGGAGCACAAGAAGCGTTGTGCTCCCTCGTGCCGGCATACTGCGATTGCCGCGCACTTCGCGCATATCGTAGCTTGGTGCTGAGCGCGAGAGGCTAAAGCGGATTGCTCAGCTCATCCAGCTTCGGGAGCGGCACCGTCTAGAGTTCGGCCGGAATGCTCAACTTCATCGCTTGCCTCCGCGTCACATCGCTAACCGCGGTACCATGATCGCGAAGTAGCGCGCTTCAGCAAGCCGTAGAGCTTACCGCTATATTCTTCGAGTGCCACAAAGGACGAATTGAGATGAAGCCGCGCCGTACGCCGATCAGGCCCTCTCCTTTCTGTTTTAGACACGCGTCATTGCACTTGCCCGGCGCACGCCGAGCATGAGCGACATGCGTCCCTGCGTGAGTGGCAGGAGATCAGATCCGGTGCGATCGTGAAACATCAGCAGCTCGCGTGCGAGCCGCTGCTGGACTGACGCTCTTACACTGGCACTAGCAGGGAGGCTGAACTGAGCCGCCTGAGACTGTATAAACGCATGACGAGCGAGCTCATTGCTGCGGATGCGGTGAGCGTTTGGTCGAAACCGCTCGGCTTTCACCGAGTGTTGGCGCTTCTATTCGCACATAATTGTCGCATTGAGGAAGCAGGTTCGCGATCGCGGCAATGCCGAGCATGCCTTCACAACCAGCTACGCCAACTTCGATTGGGTATCGCAGATCACCCCCTTCCAGGATGGATCCGACTCGGCACTCAAAAAAATTGAATTTCGCGGCTTTATTGCGGTGCGCTCGCCGTAACGTCGGGGTTGAAAAAAACT from Novosphingobium sp. 9U encodes the following:
- a CDS encoding EAL domain-containing protein → MLLLIGTCLASLLALLTVTTRAQDDLQRIREQQSIERALRTAGEMTTHDLQDYAKWDDAVRHITQHFDANWMADNVVAYLADTQGYSHVVVLDGNDQLTFVQTPRRADPASKLVTSVEFRRSIKRVRGLPVDGKPIVSGFSRVGSVVYIYAVAQIVPLTPKVHLSPGSTHLLAIARPIDQAFLSGLSENQHVRELSLSLRSTSAGARAAIPGSDGKPQAWLTWQPGRPGGELRRRILPVFLLVGALTLAAGALIVRLGARTIKALQLSETHARYLALHDPLTGLPNRRALMEQIESRVGEDVTLTLLWHDLDGFKDVNDVYGHGAGDAVLRQVQERLTAALPGVFVARVGGDEFAALLTQDNIQDAELASQAVLDAFALPFLIGSYRIRIGVSIGCAGAEETDLPANELLRRADAAMYAAKAQGKGCCRTFQSSMDQVHRLRISMEKDLGEAIAAGGIEVVYQPIVDASTGKIVCIEALSRWSHPKHGIVSPDVFIPLAEQVGMIDALGRHVLRQACQAAAALPVVLSVNLSPAQFWDRSLVGDIRAILEDANFPPDRLQVEITESYLLRQPEAAAAILTQLRTLGIKVALDDFGTGFASIGYLRQLPLDHLKIDKQFIAPLATAGQGFELVSAISSLAASIGLAITAEGVETHEQAALARLAGCTQLQGWLFGRPMPISQVSELLREDVQAQRHRAA
- a CDS encoding sigma factor-like helix-turn-helix DNA-binding protein, whose translation is MRFGIGMDTDHTLEEVGQQFSVTRERIRQIEAKALRKLQHPTRSRVMRTFLD